Proteins encoded within one genomic window of Rubripirellula tenax:
- a CDS encoding PaaI family thioesterase, which produces MPQPSNRFSDAPISRLVGFDVLPADPDSTDELGSATVQIRCGAHHHNPMQRVHGGLIAALADAAMGIAFGRTLMDRQDFSTIEMKINFIRPVKEGMIVAKARVVERGLRIGFVDCEITNERGKRIATATSTCTVIDS; this is translated from the coding sequence CGATATCAAGGCTGGTGGGTTTCGACGTGTTGCCGGCCGACCCGGACTCGACCGACGAACTGGGATCGGCGACCGTCCAAATCCGCTGCGGCGCGCACCATCACAACCCGATGCAGCGAGTCCACGGTGGCTTGATCGCGGCACTTGCCGACGCGGCAATGGGCATCGCGTTCGGCCGAACCTTGATGGACCGCCAAGACTTTTCAACGATCGAGATGAAGATCAACTTCATCCGCCCGGTCAAAGAAGGCATGATTGTGGCGAAGGCACGCGTGGTCGAGCGAGGCCTAAGAATCGGCTTCGTCGATTGCGAGATCACGAACGAGCGAGGCAAACGCATCGCCACCGCCACATCCACGTGCACGGTGATCGACTCATAG